The Pochonia chlamydosporia 170 chromosome Unknown PCv3seq00029, whole genome shotgun sequence DNA window TTCAGCCATCAGATAGGATTCATCATATTATGTCGGAAAGCTCCCAGCTGGTGAACGTCATTCCAGATCTCGCCCAGAGTCAATGGCAAGTCCGCGGTCCGTCGAGGTTTGCCAACATCTAACCCCTCCATATGTAGACCTCTGgtgagtctggttggttcTGACACTATGCACATAATAGGAAGCGCCGCGATGTCGTGGTAAATCACGTTCGTGAGATAATAGAATCCtcagcaaaagcaaccaACACATCTGTGAAAATTGAACCGTCAGTGAATTCTTCGTTGCCCATACCCCTTGTATCGAGTCCTTTGTTGACGACCCGTATTAGCACTTTGGATTACTGGGAGGTTCAATCTAATGCGGCCTTGTCTCGTACATACTACCGACTCTTGATGAAGAATTTCGATCCTTCAAAAGACCCAAAAACGGCAAACTTCACAAATCCTGATGTCGAAGAGGAGATTTACCGGATCGGGGGCGGAGGTGGGACAACGGATCAGGTATGGCAACCTGTGCTACTAGGCGAAATGAGCAGCCTCGACTAATATGATGTCAACCAGGGAAATGTCTCTTTCAAGCTGCCTTCTATTCACGTTACATACCCAATCAGTGCCACTGCCTCACCGCACAACGTTGCCTTTAgagccgcagcagccacgGTATGTTTTCAAGTCTACTAATATACGTGTAATCATGCGCCGTTGACGCTTCCACGTCATATAGgattttgcctttgttcaAGCTATTAGAACAGCTAAGATACTCGCGCTGACTGGAGTGGAAGTCTTGCGCAATGAAACACTAGCGCGTGAGATATGGAAGGAATTCAAACGACAAGAGGCTACACCGATCTAAAGTCTGTGTCGCATATCAGGCTTACACTGAATCGCAGCTCACGGAAACTGAGACATTGatatcagcaacagcagctgcctgccaggcagCTGCTACTGCCTAAACTGGCAGAAGGTTTCTTTTGTGTATAAAGAGCTGCACGGGAACCGTCCAGCTCTTAATGgagttcttgctcctcagataattctcactcaataCAATTGCCACTTTCGGCGCAGTCATactcgatctcatgtgaCCTCAACGTTGTCTGACAGTCTGTGTAGGTGGCGATTCTGGCGAAGGcaatgtaatgtaatgtaatttatttacgcccggagggatTACAACATCCCTAAAGGGCCATAACGATGCGCTATTTGCTTATTCTACCCTGTAAGCTGTACACCTAAAGCCCAacaatggtttccttcctTGGCACCTGCAGCCTCATTTCACCAACTGACAGTCCTGCCCTGGGGTCATTCCCCCCGAGTGCccagcatcccatcttcggcagctggagcttggtCGGTCAGTGCGAGGTTGCACGATTAGGATGTTACGCTGATTCCAGTCCACTCGTCCAGTTCATCGCAGATTCGCCTGCTCATCTGTCCGCATCCAGCCTTCCTGTTGCCACTGCAAACTTGATCGTCGTTCGGACAGCCGCCATGTCAGGCTTCcatccctcgccatccgaCTCAGACTTGCCtccaagaaagaaagacaagtttCCCATCTTAGTCCGCTTGTATCGTATCATGCCCTCCCTCTCCGAGTTCCACCGTGTGCACCGAAACAGGAAATGCTCGACTGtttctgctgcttggccgcagctgcattGGTCCGTACTCGTAGCCCTGATACTGTGCATGTACCTGTTGAGCCTGCACTTTCCTGTTCGTAATTGTATCAGTATTCTGGACTCCTTAGCATCCAGAGCGTCATAGATAGCCCGCGTGTGCTTGCCCGGAAGTGCTATGTCAATCCGTCGTGAATGCCGTCCTACCCGGATGGGTATCCTTTcccgctgctgttgctggtgacCGAACAGCAGCCTCGTTCTCGTAGGCGAGATAATGGGACTTCAGTATGAAACAATACCGTAGTGCCTTCGTTATAATGCAGCCAATGAGTTTGATCAAAGCCGTAGGTTACCTAGAATTAACTTGGGAGAACATTTTTAACCTTTTCTAAAATAGCCGACATGAGCGAGGTGCTTCGGAACTTATCCCTTGACCACTCCAACTCCGTCCCTTCCAGAAACACTACCTTGGGCGCATTGTGCGGGCTTACTCGTGGGCCATTATCCGTCGGCAGAAGCCACAGCAAGCACTCATTGATCAGGCTTGCAGCATTGGCCACTCGATGAGCAAACGGCGACCGACAGGCCTCACAGCTGAACAAACGGCGTCTGTCGCATCAGATCACCGTGTTCGACGGCTTACAGTCCAGTTGCGGAAATCGCACCGAGGTTCTGAACAGCACAAAAAGACCCACCGCGAGTTGCGATCGTTAAAGCAGAAGCTAAAAAGGGAACTCAAACAGAAGATTCGAGATGACTGGACAGACGAACGGGCCGTGGACGATATTGAACGTCAGCTGCAAGGGATTGGCTTTGCAAAACCAATGGAGGACGACGCCATCCGTCCTCAGAGACCGGCACAAAAGCTGCTGGTCGAAACACTTACAGCTCCTGTTGCCTAAACAACATCTTGATGCCTCAGACTACATGCAAGAGCACGTTGTTCTCGGAGGCAGGTATCCAAACGATGAGCAATCCGttccccttcttccacaATCTATTGATCTCTCCATAGATGATCTGGATGTGTTCCTGGCCTGATTGCTGTCGGGGGTTTCGCAGGCTGAGGGCCATTGCCTTATTCGTCGTCAAAAGTGCTATACGTCGGCGGCGGACGTTTGGCAGCGATCTCAGGGCATGTGCCATTGCAGCTAGCTCGCCTGAATACGGGTTCTGTTCGTTTCTCGGGCCAATGGTGATAGAGAACGCTTGACTCCTTGGATCCGCCCTGCCTTTTACCTTGATATGTGCCACTCCTCCCACGCCGACCAGTCCGTTGCGAGCCGAGCTGCTGACGGCCACACCGACATCCCAGGTCCCCTCAATCCCCTTGCTCATGTCTTCATATTGAATGGCCTCCATTCGTTTATCCCAGGGCGCCAAAGCGAACGGTTGAATAGATTCGATTTCCGATAGCGGTATCTCCTTCAGTCTGCATGCTACTTGGTGAAACGGCGATCGGTAGGACTGGTAGAATTTCCGCACACGGGCTGTTATCCTGTGAAGGGGATTTGTTTTCGGCAAAGTGTGAATGTCAATCCAAAGTTTTATCGCTCGTTTCCAAAGTCGCTCTCGCGTGGTCGGGATAGCTGCCTCCGCTTCTGCAATGCTTGTCGCAACTGTGAGAAACGATCCCACGATCGCCTGAGCTCCCACTCTCTGGACGCGATTGATGGGTGCCATATTCCTGTATTTATAAGCATGCATCTAGATATTCGAAGCATAGTCTACCACGGGGGCGACCGTAGCCGAAAATAACTGTCGCGCAGTTGACCCCGACAGTCCCTTGAGTCTCCTCAGTTCTAATGCTGCTTCTAGACCCTTTGATGCTGCTCTTGCGATGTGTTGCTTATACTTCAGTTGGGAATCCATAACTAGCCCCAGAATCTTAACGTGGTCCTTGGGATAAATATCTTGGCCTTTGATTGTGAAAGGTTCATTGCAGACTTTATTTATATTCTTCGTAAAATGAATGATTGCCGTTCTGTCTGTCTTGAACGTCGCTCCGCTTCTTTGCTCCCACTCCAAGGCGCTGTTTATAATGTCTTGCAATTTGGCGCGGTTGAGTTGTACTGTCGGGTTACGTATTGTTCTGAGCAAAAGTACGTTCCTCTGCATCAACACACATTCAAATAATATGTAAGTGGTACGGGGCTTATGCGGCCAGAAGCGTACTGGGAGACCAACAAATTGATTGCATTGAAGAACGAGAGTTTATTACAATGTACGAATTCCTCGCTCAAAACCGTGAAAACGCTATGGCACCTTGTCTCGAGGTCTCCGAACATCCCCAACGAATGCATGGAAATTGGACGGCCTGTCCCTACTTTCCACCCGCTGGAGGTCACAAACTGTGGATTATTGGCGATTTGAAACATAACCGTCAAATGTGATCCCTGAATATTGGCATACAACAAGGTCAAGCTTCTGTTGACCGACTGTGTCGGGGGGACAGGCCAATCAGGATTTGGATGCGGCCCGAGACTAATCCCCCAGTAAAGCTTATGGAGAAATTCAGGTAAAATGCAGGCATGATACCTGGCAAACGCCACCTGATAGTGGTAAATGCAGGCAAATACCCCTCCCAGTTGGAACAAACCCAGGACCTTCCAAACAAGCACCTGCACCGGGagagtcaacattgaagctgaagcatGCCGTCAAATCCAGAAAGACATTTTTTGGACGGGGCTACGGACAAAGCCCGACTTTGTTGCCCTTGGTCTGGCACTACAGGAAAATTCTGGCCATCTCGAAGCTTTGGAGctcgacttcatcgactGGGACTTGGTAAAGAAACACTGGGACGACTTGGGCAATGATGTTGGAGACGTCTTCAAATCCGCGTTGAGAGTACGCCCTTGCTCAACTAAGCTTCGATTTCCGACACTACAAAAACGGTCTCTCTCTGGCCTTGATCTAACATCATCCTTCCGTGGAATTGCTTCTGCTTTGAATCCTGTGTCACTCCGGTCAATAGCTCTTCGCCGATGTTCTGGCTGGGAGCTGCTTCTAGAACACTTGACGGGGCCAAGCCATTCACTAAGCATAACATCATTGGAGGTATATCAGCCTTTCGGGATTGCGAGTCTCCCGAGGAACCACAAACTAGAGCATTCCAGGACAACTCACGAGtacggcatcaccagagTCTTCGGTGTTCTTGTGACCGGCGAATCTGGTGGCGTGATTCTCTGCGAGAGCCGTTGCAAAGAGCCTCAAGCCCCTATAAACGACGGCCACACCACTCAGTACAATGCTTGTCTTCCATGACGATCGACTCTGTTTATATCCCCATTCCAACTTGGACGCGAATCTAGGGAGGGCTTCAGGCTACAGCTTTCCCACAGCTCCTTACGTGTGCCGTACCTATCAGGTGTTATTACCACGAATCCAATTAATGTGTAAACGAACAAACTCTATTCCGGTACTTGGAGCAGTCCACACTGAGTATATCAGCACCACAATCTCGAGTATCTAATCCACGTTCGCAATTGGCTACTGCAAAGAAACCCCCTCTTCCAAAGGAACAATATGCAGGCGCATCTACAAATCGACCATCCTTGCCAACCGCGCACTGTCCCCTTGGATTTTAATATCTTCTCTGACTGGCAAGCATATGTGGCGTTGACTAGAGGAAAAGATCTTCTACTTGACTCACTGTGATCTTGAAGCTATTAAGGCAGACTCAGAAGCAATCACAGAATACGAAGGACTGGAGGCTGAGGCAGAACAACTAAATAGACCACATTCTTATTGATCTTCCCTTCAGTCAACCCTGCCACTTGAACTCCAACCTCGGCAACTCCCCAGCCCCCGTTTCGTTCTAGTTACGCTATCCACGGAGTCAAATGTTCATTGAGTGGAGTGGAAGTCCCGGGCTGAGGGCACATCGTCAAAAGCATGGATCGCCCGCCAACCGGGCCTCCGGAATTCGTGGTCCagttgtcggataaggctgcctctgttgattgaacaagcagacttggagtaattgctggatgtcataaaatcatggatatcagaaggtgaagaggctggccagccacttggaaataattagaaggctggaaataatgcttctttgctaagataaatgacgtgaatccctctggcaagaggaggacaagaagtcaaggaTACTGTCAGAAATACAGGGGCACTACGGCATCACCGAGAGGGGTCTTTCTCAAGAAATGTAATTTAGTTGATtattattcttgttgttctaGCAGaatcatctcgtcatcaaAAGAATGCCCTTATTATACTGCTGCCCtccaggcagcagtattataattgcttctgttcaatcaatattgtcgatggtggcggcagCGCACAGTGCGATCCAGTACGCCACATTCTGACAGATACACaggcaattgacaggctattaaatcaagaactgcatcttcagcgtagtaaaaattGAGTTGGAACCGCGTAACGCGACACCAGTATGGCCGAAATGAGACCGACTAGGGGCCTGCACCTACAGCTTCCATTAAATAACACCGAGTTGCACAATATGTACATTCACCCTGGAGTAGCTGACGTCATAAGCGCAACCTTAAATGTACGGGCAAATTACCCCGCAAGTCGGCGGCGATTCCGCACGAAGTTGGTAGCGAGCCCCCTGCTTCACAGAGGAAACTGGGGCCGGCACACGTGCTCCAAGGGAGGCGGGATTGGCAGTGGCGGACAAGCCACACCTAAAAATTGGAATACGACGTTTCCTTGGCTGTACCCCAGTAGGGCTCACCTGTCTGGTTCACCGCAATTATTTATGGCGtctcaccagacatgcatTTTCGAGGGCATTCTGACAATGGCGAAGCCTACGCATTTGCACCTGATACCCTTCCCATAGAGCTGTCTGGATCCATTGGTTTACATCTCAGTGTTGTGGATTTGCCAGGATTGATATCTGTTTCAAGCGATAAACAAACAGACCAGGACGTCGAAGCAGTTCACGATATGAGAGGCTGAGCCACTGTTTGTTgaacataagggtgccgtacaattgtctatctaaagctaaggaagaaaggaggaAAGCCATCAGACAGCGACACAAATGGGTAGTGCCAAGCATggtgggagttggtggtttttgTCTCTTTGTACATGCAGATTCTTGTGGGGTGCGGTACTCTTGGGTATTGAAAGATAAAGAATTGCGCACTTGGCAAAGTATGTCACATCCTATGGTTCCACCAGTGGATAGACAAAAGGTGATCGGGAGGGATATTAGGTCTGATATACGGGTAGGCCAGGGCATGTCTCGAACAAATAGAAGTAGAGTTAGCCGTAACCAAACGTAACCATGTGTGGATTTCTAACAGATTAGGGGTCCCTACCAAGTTTGGGATGGTCCATCCACTTGCATCGATCCACCAACCAAGTGGTGCAATGCCGTCGACATCAGATGACTTCTGTAGGCCTTGGCAACCTCTTCTTGCCTAGTCAGAAACGAGAATAAACTGGCTGCCTTCACCTCTGAGGCCCACCGTCGATCATTACGCGTGGTGTTCACTGGGCGAGACATTTATCCACTAAGCATGCTTAGGCGGTAGCAATTGACAGCCTGTAGTTACTTTGAACCGACATTCGCAAACCCCAAAAAATGGCTCCAAAGTTAGGCGGCCCTGCGAAGCTAGGCGCTGCCTGTGACACCGGCAATGCCATACCATCCGCCACCACCCTTTCGTCAACCCCACCCTTTCGGCAGGCGAAAGAaaaaaaccaccaccaaaactCAACGACTTCACTTACACACAACTTGACCAAAAGACAAGTTATTTGCAAACAGCTGCCTGCGTTAAATTTGCGATTTATGTGTCTATTAACTTTTAGGCCTTTTGGGTAGCCTTCCTGATCGTGTGGTACGCTGCGACAGTATGGTTTCCTCTCTGACCACAATAACCGAAGCGGCCTCCGATTCTGACCCTGACTCTCCTGGGATAGCAAATAAATTGCCGATGAGCTGCGGGTCGAAGGCCAGCATAATGACACCCAAAGATACATAGGCGGACCATCCAACAGCCTTTGGATACAGCTTCAGTGCCTCCAAAAAGCTCATCTGATGCTCGGCGCGCATAGTCTCGCCGCGAGACTCTCGCGGAGCTCTGGGTTGGCAGGGGCCGACTTGTGCGGCAATGCCACCGAGTCATGTTGAACGAGGATCGCCTCTTGTTTTTTGTCGACTTCAGCCATCGGTCGTTTTGCCGTGCTTGGTGCTCTGCTTCGGTTTACGATCAACAGCCGTACGACTGCTCTGACGGAACAGGGCCATGCAGGATCCGCCAGGTGACTCGGGGGTGGGCATGGGCACAGATATACTAATTCGGATCGCCTCTACACATGTTGACTAGGCATTGAGCCTTACCACGGTAGTATGGTACTTCTAGAGTTGTCAAGTTTCCGGGGGTTCCAGACCACTTGAGCAACGCCACGCAGAGGTTGAGGAACTGTAAGGGAATGGCCCCACTTTAGAACTCAGATAGCTCGAGTCAGAGCTTCCTTCGGAACCTCTTACTCTCCTTGTGAACAATCActttatccaagtcgcactcgaccttgctcGTGCCTTGTACCGTCACAGGAACCACGACATCCACCCGTTGAACTGGCAGAGTCTCCAGCTCCACAATCAACATGCCCATTTCTcgtccatcaacatccatcagATCCTTGTTGCCCGTCTTCTACCCCATATCCTGCATTCTCGACATTGTAACCCCCAGATCAGGCAAAACAATCGGCATACATACCGGCGAATAAAGCCCTGGCGCCGCATTTGCCCCGATGCTTTCCCGGAAGTGGCTTTCGCCAAGCAGCATTCACTTCGGATCCTCAATCCATCGCTAAACTGCCATGAACACGTGGTTTTGGGGGCTAAACTGTGTTACACCGGCCTCGGTCGGATGCCAGGCGAAGTCAGGGTCGGAATCAGCCCTCCTCTGCACGGTTATCGCTAGCTTAGGCGGTGGTCTCTCCAAAAGCTCCAAGATTAACAGGGTACAGGGGACTTGACAGCCAAAGCGCCACAGTCGGAACGCCAGACAAAAGTTGGAGTACAGGGATGttttacggagtactttgCTGATAGTCTGGGGTGATTGGAACCCAAGCCATGAGTGgtcagcaccatctttagatggtgcgagcTTGCGAGTCccaaataaagtggggcgtggcacgagtatcGGTCACACGGAACTTGACCGTGCGCAACAAAGGAGCAAGGAACAATAGATGCGACAGGCCCAACATTACTGCTGGGCagcgatggcgatgaaatATAAAACCCTCATACCTGACGGTACACGACTTCACCTCTTTCCTGATATTTTAGCCCCGGATGTCCCTCACTGGTATCCAGGGAGTCAATCTTTCTCAACAATCTGTTTGGATGATGACCTCGTGTTGATTTCACGCCTTATTGTCGTCGTTCCCGTTTCCCTCGTCTCCTACATCTGCCTTCAGGCAGGCTTCAGCCCTTTCAAATTCCCTCAATTTTACGATGAGACGATCCTACGACGGCGCAGGCGTAGCGGCCGCAGTAGCCACTGTTCTTCATGTCCTTAACCTTCTAATATCCTTATACGCCGGTGCTGCAAACGCTGAACAGCCTGTGTACGTGGCGTCTGAAGGTTACGATGAAGGTCGGTTTGGCAAGTACCCGGTTCAAGAATTCAAATCCGTGGAACTTATCGCGCCTCGGCCAAACATTGTTCGTCAGGATAGTCGATGCTCAAGAGATTTGATGACGTTCCTTTCGCCTCGTGGCTATGTTGAGCAAGCAACTCACCCTCAAGCAACCATTCTTGACCACAATGGTCATCTAATATGGACTTCAGGATGGGACAAGAAACAGATTTACAACCTCATGACGCAGGAATACAAGGGCCACAATTATATTACCTTTTGGGCAGGTAACGACGCAGTGGGGGGTCACGGCGCAGGTTCTTATTACATGGTCAGCAATTTTCTGCAGTTGAAACTTCCACGCTTCCAGCACTAACACGTTCTCCTAAAGCTGGATGAAACCTACAATATGACGCGGCGTTTGCATGCGGCCAATGGCCTCAAAGGTGACTTGCATGAATTTCGATTTACACCGCAAGGCACAGCGCTTATCACTGTGTACGACGTTCAAGAGGTAGACTTATCCACTCTTGGGAAGAAATCAGGACCCATTTGGGACTGTCTTATTCAAGAGATTGACATCGAGACTGGTGACTTGGTATTCGAGTGGCGAGCAAGTCAGCATCTGAACATCGCAGACACATACCGGCGCATTGGCGGCGAGGGTGAGCCTGGCGGCGCGCCTTTTGACTGGttccatatcaacagcatcgacaAGGATATTCAAGGAAACTATCTCATTTCTAGCCGATACTTCAACAGCATTTTCTACATCGACGGGAAAACAGGAAGCGTCATCTGGACGATGGGGGGTAAGGGGAACAAATTCAAGGATCTCTCCGGTGGCAAAGCAACAAATTTCGCATTTCAGTACGATGCTCGATGGGACAATAATTATCGGGAGATTACTCTGTTTGACAATAGTCGCGAGGGTGGGCCTTTGGCAAATGCTCATCCCAGAGGCATTCGTCTCCGCGTCGACCAGGTTCTAATGACGGTCGAACTTATCACCGAGTACAAGAATCCAACGCGTGTCCCTGCGGCGTCACAGGGCTCACTCCAAAACCTCCCTAATGGAAATGTGCTCATAAGCTACGGTTATAGTGGTCTGTTCACCGAGTTCACGCGCGAGGGTAAGATCTTGTGCGAGACGCACTACGGTCCGCAGAGTCGATATGGCACCGGCGATGTGCAGTCGTACCGCGTTTTCAAGTTCAACTGGCGGGCATCTCCAGAGACTGATCctgacttggccatctcCCAGGACGGCGCAATGGTGTGGAGGGCCTATGCCAGTTGGAATGGCGCAACTGATGTTTCTGCTTGGGTGCTTCAGGGTACAGATAGCCCTAACGCCGGAAAGTGGAAAGTCATTGAGAAAAAGAGCAGGTCTGGGTTTGAGACAGACTTTTTACTGGAAGCCGATCACCCAGCCTACATTAGAGTTGTGGCCGTGGACTCGAAAGGAAATACACTCGGATCCAGTCAGCCAGCCAACGCTACCAAGGTGACGATTGTATGTCAATATCCTCTTCTTTCTAACATTTCCCTATGGTTTGCTAACTAAGACATGTTTAGACCTACAAGCTCGACCGACCTAAAGCATCAATCGAGTATGAAAATACATGGACGTGGTTCACAGGTGTTGTTACAGGCTTTGGACTTGTGGTATTTGCTCTGGCTCTTCGACCTGCTATCAAGGCTTGCTTTACTTGTCGTCGACGAACAGCTCAGTACAGCTCACTACCCACCGATGAAGACAAGATAGCAACTTCAAAGGGCATCCATTTGACGCAATTTTGACGAAGACTGGTCGAGAGTGCCTTTTATTCCATTGATTTTGATTTCGTTTTCTTTGTGTAAGGGTTTGCATTGAGCGTTGCCCAATCAGCCAAAGAGACATTGCGCATCCTGCCTTGATGCCAATCGGCAGTGCCATACGGAAACAAAGTAGGGAAACACATGGCGAATAGGCGGTGTTTCCTACCCAACTCATCGATGGGGGTTTGCCTAATATCAGGTGCTTGAGCGATAGGCAGTTTCCTCGTGTTAAAAGCCTCTTTCAAAAGTTCTGCTTCGGTCTGGCGAATGTCGAGGTTAGGGACTACGGTTTGTTGAGACGGGCCGGGAATGTCCCCATCAATACCCcgttcctcctcttccccacAAGCCCTGGAATATCCTTTCCTTCCCGGTTCTTCGTCCCTCATCTCCTCAGATTCCTCGATATTCAGCACCTGGTCAGACACGTCACCGTCGACAGGAAGAGCCAACAGGTTCGGTTGGGAAATAGTGATATCACGATAGTCTGGGTGGTGGCGCTTTAACCAATGATCAACCAAGCGATAGGTAGAGACTTTGATAAATTCGccaagttggtcaaggcaagtTCCTTCTTTGAAGAAATCTGTCCCCTTCGCTAGGCGATATCTTCTACCACGGCACTCCCGTGCTCTCTCTCCCTTTTGTTCACCATTTATTTTGGGCTGTGGGAGGC harbors:
- a CDS encoding reverse transcriptase (similar to Talaromyces marneffei ATCC 18224 XP_002153737.1), with the protein product MAPINRVQRVGAQAIVGSFLTVATSIAEAEAAIPTTRERLWKRAIKLWIDIHTLPKTNPLHRITARVRKFYQSYRSPFHQVACRLKEIPLSEIESIQPFALAPWDKRMEAIQYEDMSKGIEGTWDVGVAVSSSARNGLVGVGGVAHIKVKGRADPRSQAFSITIGPRNEQNPYSGELAAMAHALRSLPNVRRRRIALLTTNKAMALSLRNPRQQSGQEHIQIIYGEINRLWKKGNGLLIVWIPASENNVLLHVV
- a CDS encoding arylsulfotransferase protein (similar to Neofusicoccum parvum UCRNP2 XP_007582029.1), with amino-acid sequence MRRSYDGAGVAAAVATVLHVLNLLISLYAGAANAEQPVYVASEGYDEGRFGKYPVQEFKSVELIAPRPNIVRQDSRCSRDLMTFLSPRGYVEQATHPQATILDHNGHLIWTSGWDKKQIYNLMTQEYKGHNYITFWAGNDAVGGHGAGSYYMLDETYNMTRRLHAANGLKGDLHEFRFTPQGTALITVYDVQEVDLSTLGKKSGPIWDCLIQEIDIETGDLVFEWRASQHLNIADTYRRIGGEGEPGGAPFDWFHINSIDKDIQGNYLISSRYFNSIFYIDGKTGSVIWTMGGKGNKFKDLSGGKATNFAFQYDARWDNNYREITLFDNSREGGPLANAHPRGIRLRVDQVLMTVELITEYKNPTRVPAASQGSLQNLPNGNVLISYGYSGLFTEFTREGKILCETHYGPQSRYGTGDVQSYRVFKFNWRASPETDPDLAISQDGAMVWRAYASWNGATDVSAWVLQGTDSPNAGKWKVIEKKSRSGFETDFLLEADHPAYIRVVAVDSKGNTLGSSQPANATKVTITYKLDRPKASIEYENTWTWFTGVVTGFGLVVFALALRPAIKACFTCRRRTAQYSSLPTDEDKIATSKGIHLTQF
- a CDS encoding ATP-dependent DNA helicase PIF1 (similar to Metarhizium robertsii ARSEF 23 XP_007826537.2), with product MRGQKVKHPPSRARECRGRRYRLAKGTDFFKEGTCLDQLGEFIKVSTYRLVDHWLKRHHPDYRDITISQPNLLALPVDGDVSDQVLNIEESEEMRDEEPGRKGYSRACGEEEERGIDGDIPGPSQQTVVPNLDIRQTEAELLKEAFNTRKLPIAQAPDIRQTPIDELGRKHRLFAMCFPTLFPYGTADWHQGRMRNVSLADWATLNANPYTKKTKSKSME